The DNA segment CCGCGGCGATCCGGTCCGCCGCGTGCGCGACCGGATGGGGCCCGACGTAGACCACGCCGTCGAGGTCCAGCAGGAGCACGTCGTGGACGCCGGTCAACGGCGCCGAGCCACGCAGCCACGGCTGCGGCGCGCCCTGGCCCGCAGCGGCGACAGACCCGTCGGCCGACGCAGTGTCGGTCAGCGCGGCCGACGCAGTGTCGGTCAGCGCGGCCGGCGCAGTGTCGGTCAGCGCGGCCGGCGCAGTGTCGGCCGCTCGGGCGGGGGTCGCCGGCGGGGTACCGGTGGGCGGCACCGTCACGCTTCGGCTCCCGTGCTGTCCCCGTCGGCTTCCGTGGTGTCCCTGGCCTGAGCCGAGTCATCCGCGCCGCCGCCCGGTGAGTCAGCGTCGGTACGCCCGTCGAGCCGCGATTCCGCGGCGGCGGCACCGTCGGGTGGCAGGCCCGCCTCCGCGCGGGCCGCCAGCGTGGCATCGACCTGGCGTAGGGCCCGCTGCGCGGCGTCCCACGACGGCCGCATCACGGCGGCCGCCGCCAGGTGTTCGCGAGCGAGCCGGAAGCGGCCGAGCCGCCACAGCGCGAGACCCAGCCCGAAGTGCGCGTAGTCGTCGTCGGGACTCGCCTCGGCCAGGACACGGAACGACGCCGCAGCTTCGGCGTACCGTCCGGCGTCGAACTGCGCGCGCGCCAGCGTCTCTCGGGCCGAACGGGCGGTGGGCTCGGCGGCGACGAGCCGGCCGAGCAGCTCGGCGGCCGCGGCCGCATGACCGGCGTCGAGCAGCCGGGCGCCGCGGACGTACCAGTCGTACGGCGACCCTGCCGGCGCACCCGTCCCCCCGGCCGACGCCGGCGGTGGCGCGCTGTTACTCACCGGGCCATCGTGACATCCCCGGCGCGCCGCCACCGGCGCAGTGCCCCCGCCCGGCGACGTCACCAACCGCACCGTTGCCAGAAAGGTTGCTGACCGGTGACGTCGCCGGGCGAAGGCCGCTCACTGGCGACGTCGCCGGAGGAGGTCACTGGCCGGAGCGGTCACCGGTCGAGGAAGGTCACTCCTCGAAGAACTCGACGTCACCGGTCGAGGAAGGTCACTCCTCGAAGAACTCGACGCCGTCGTAGAAGTCCAGCCGCTCCTGCGCGTCGGTCTCGCCGTCGACGTCAGCTTGGGCGGCTCGTTCGAACCACACCCGCGC comes from the Actinomycetota bacterium genome and includes:
- a CDS encoding tetratricopeptide repeat protein, whose amino-acid sequence is MSNSAPPPASAGGTGAPAGSPYDWYVRGARLLDAGHAAAAAELLGRLVAAEPTARSARETLARAQFDAGRYAEAAASFRVLAEASPDDDYAHFGLGLALWRLGRFRLAREHLAAAAVMRPSWDAAQRALRQVDATLAARAEAGLPPDGAAAAESRLDGRTDADSPGGGADDSAQARDTTEADGDSTGAEA